The stretch of DNA ATGACCCTACCTTTGTACTGGGGATTTTCCACCAACATGTTTCACACGACCCTACCTTTGTACTGGGGATTTTCCACCAACATGTTTCACACGACCCTACCTTTGTACTGGGGATTTTCCACCAACATGTTTCACATGACCCTACCTTTGTACTGGGGATTTTCCACCAACATGTTTCACATGACCCTACCTTTGTACTGGGGATTTTCCACCAACATGTTTCACACGACCCTACCTTTGTACTGGGGATTTTCCACCAACATGTTTCACATGACCCTACCTTTGTACTGGGATTTTCCACCAACATGTTTCACACGACCCTACCTTTGTACTGGGATTTTCCACCAACATGTTTCACATGACCCTACCTTTGTACTGGGGATTTTCCACCAACATGTTTCACATGACCCTACCTTTGTACTGGGGATTTTCCACCAACATGTTTCACATGACCCTACCTTTGTACTGGGGATTTTCCACCAACATGTTTCACATGACCCTACCTTTGTACTGGAGATTTTCCACCAACATGATTTTCCACCAACATGTTTCACGACGATACCTTTGTACTGGGGATTTTCCACCAACATGTTTCACATGACCCTACCTTTGTACTGGGGATTTTCCACCAACATGTTTCATGACCCTATGACCCTACCTTTGTACTGGGGATTTTCCACCAACATGTTTCACACGACCCTACCTTTGTACTGGGGATTTTCCACCAACATGTTTCACAAGACCCTACCTTTGTACTGGGGATTTTCCACCAACATGTTTCACATGACCCTACCTTTGTACTGGGGATTTTCCACCAACATGATTTTCCACCAACACGACCCTACCTTTGTACTGGGGATTTTCCACCAACATGTTTCACATGACCCTACCTTTGTACTGGGGATTTTCCACCAACATGTTTCACATGACCCTACCTTTGTACTGGGGATTTTCCACCAACATGTTTCACATGACCCTACCTTTGTACTGGGGATTTTCCACCAACATGTTTCACACGACGATACCTTTGTACTGGGGATTTTCCACCAACATGTTTCACATGACCCTACCTTTGTACTGGGGATTTTCCACCAACATGTTTCACACGACCCTACCTTTGTACTGGGGATTTTCCACCAACATGTTTCACATGACCCTACCTTTGTACTGGGATTTTCCACCAACATGTTTTGTACTGGGGATTTTCCACCAACATGTTTCACATGACCCTACCACGACCCTACCTACCTTTGTACTGGGGATTTTCCACCAACATGTTTCACATGACCCTACCTTTGTACTGGGGATTTTCCACCAACATGTTTCACACGACCCTACCTTTGTACTGGGGATTTTCCACCAACATGTTTCACATGACCCTACCTTTGTACTGGGGATTTTCCACCAACATGTTTCACCACGACCCTACCTTTGTACTGGGGATTTTCCACCAACATGTTTCACACGACCCTAGCTTTGTACTGGGGATTTTCCACCAACATGTTTCACATGACCCTACCTTTGTACTGGGGATTTTCCACCAACATGTTTCACATGACCCTACCTTTGTACTGGGGATTTTCCACCAACATGTTTCACATGACCCTACCTTTGTACTGGGGATTTTCCACCAACATGTTTCATGTTTCACGACCCTACCTTTGTACTGGAGATTTTCCACCAACATGTTTCACACGACGATACCTTTGTACTGGGGATTTTCCACCAACATGTTTCACATGACCCTACCTTTGTACTGGGGATTTTCCACCAACATGTTTCACACGACCCTACCTTTGTACTGGGGATTTTCCACCAACATGTTTCACATGACCCTACCTTTGTACTGGAGATTTTCCACCAACATGTTTCACATGACATGACCCTACCTTTGTACTGGGGATTTTCCACCAACATGTTTCACATGACCCTACCTTTGTACTGGGGATTTTCCACCAACATGTTTCACATGACCCTACCTTTGTACTGGGGATTTTCCACCAACATGTTTCACACGACCCTACCTTTGTACTGGGGATTTTCCACCAACATGTTTCACTTTGTACTGGGGACCCTACCTTTGTACTGGGGATTTTCCACCAACATGTTTCACATGACCCTACCTTTGTACTGGGGATTTTCCACCAACATGTTTCACATGACCCTACCTTTGTACTGGGATTTTCCACCAACATGACCCTACCTTTGTACTGGGGATTTTCCACCAACATGTTTCACATGACCCTACCTTTGTACTGGGGATTTTGACCCACCAACATGTTTCACATGACCCTACCTTTGTACTGGGGTTTTACCCATTTTCCACCAACATGTTTCACAAGACCCTACCTTTGTACTGGGGATTTTCCACCAACATGTTTCACATGACCCTACCTTTGTACTGGGGATTTTCCACCAACATGTTTCACACGACCCTACCTTTGTACTGGGGATTTTCCACCAACATGTTTCACATGACCCTACCTTTGTACTGGGGATTTTCCACCAACATGTTTCACATGACCCTACCTTTGTACTGGGGATTTTCCACCAACATGTTTCACATGACCCTACCTTTGTACTGGGGATTTTCCACCAACATGTTTCACACGACGATACCTTTGTACTGGGGATTTTCCACCAACATGTTTCACATGACCCTACCTTTGTACTGGGGATTTTCCACCAACATGTTTTTTACCCTGGGGACCAACATGTTTCACACTGGGACCCTACCTTTGTACTGGGGATTTTCCACCAACATGTTTCACATGACCCTACCTTTGTACTGGGGATTTTCCACCAACATGTTTCACATGACCCTACCTTTGTACTGGGGATTTTCCACCAACATGTTTCACATGACCCTACCTTTGTTGGGATTTTACTGACCCTACCTTTGGGATTTTCCACAACAACATGTTTCAACACATGACCCTACCTTTGTACTGGGGATTTTCCACCAACATGTTTCACATGACCCTACCCTGGGATTTTCCACCAACATGTTTGTACCTTTGTACTGGGGATTTTCCACCAACATGTTTCACATGACCCTACCTTTGTACTGGGGATTTTCCACCAACATGTTTCACACGACCCTACCTTTGTACTGGGGATTTTCCACCAACATGTTTCACATGACCCTACCTTTGTACTGGGGATTTTCCACCAACATGTTTCACATGACCCTACCATGTTTTGTACTGGGGATTTTCCACCAACATGTTTCACATGACCCTACCTTTGTACTGGGGATTTTCCACCAACATGTTTCACAAGACCCTACCTTTGTACTGGGGATTTTCCACCAACATGTTTCCACCAACATGTTTCACATGACCCTACCTTTGTACTGGGGATTTTCCACCAACATGTTTCACATGACCCTACCTTTGTACTGGGGATTTTCCACCAACATGTTTCACATGACCCTACCTTTGTACTGGGGATTTTCCACCAACATGTTTCACATGACCCTACCTTTGTACTGGGGATTTTCCACCAACATGTTTCACACGACCCTACCTTTGTACTGGGGATTTTCCACCAACATGTTTCACATGACCCTACCTTTGTACTGGGGATTTTCCACCAACATGTTTCACATGACCCTACCTTTGTACTGGGGATTTTCCACCAACATGTTTCACACGACCCTACCTTTGTACTGGGGATTTTCCACCAACATGTTTCACATGACCCTACCTTTGTACTGGGGATTTTCCACCAACATGTTTCACATGACCCTACCTTTGTACTGGGGATTTTCCACCAACATGTTTCACCAACATGACCCTACCTTTGTACTGGGGATTTTCCACCAACATGTTTCTACCATGATTTTCCACCAACACGACCCTACCTTTGTACTGGGGATTTTCCACCAACATGTTTCACACGACCCTACCTTTGTACTGGGGATTTTCCACCAACATGTTTCACACGACCCTACCTTTGTACTGGGGATTTTCCACCAACATGTTTCACATGACCCTACCTTTGTACTGGGGATTTTCCACCAACATGTTTTACACGACCCTACCTTTGTACTGGGGATTTTCCACCAACATGTTTTACACGACCCTACCTTTGTACTGGGGATTTTCCaccaacaggtttctgtgccaatgcaCCACATAACCAAAAAACAAAGCATACCAACTTTGAGCTATTCAATATCATGGTTTGCGTTTTCAGCAATAAATAGACTATGTCAATCTCAACAAACAGAAAATACACATCCCTCCCTACCGTGTAAGGCTTACTCAGTATCGAAGGCTTGACAATCTCCGAATGTCAGAAGAATCTTTCCATTTATCAATTATGCAGTTTGGCTTGATTGATTTTATTTGTCAGTTAAAAAAAGTTTTTTACACAAAGTGACCAGGATTGCACAATAAAGTTGGGGACTTACTTCCATTGTGGTCCCTATTTTTTGacataaatacatatacaattacagagatacagacacattacagagaaacagacaaattacagagagagatgaaaaaaTGAGGGAGGAGTTTAAGTACAGTTCTTACAAGCTTGTTTGGCTGGTAGCTTATTCTTTAGATGTTTGGGGCTGCAGGTGAACCATGTGCAGGCATAATCAAAGTGACACTGGACTAGCGCCCTTGCCAGAGTCTTTAGGAAAATTTGGCTGGTTCAGCTATCAGCTGTCAGAGATTTGAGCACTAAATGTATCAGGGCATTGCATGCAAAGGCCTATAGGCTTAGGTGTCCACTGTATGATATTAATATTTGTATAAATATATATTACACTGCTATAGtgtaaagggaacacttaaacaacacaatgtaactccaagtcaatcacacttctgtgaaatcaaactgtccacttaggaagcaacactgattgacaataaatttcacatgatgttttgcaaatggaatagacaggtggaaattataggcaattagcaagaccccttcaataaaggagtggttctgcaggtgataaccacagaccacttctcagttcctatacatcctggctgatgttttggtcacttttgaatgctggcggtgctttcactctagtggtagcatgagactgagtctacaacccacacaagtggctcaggtagtgcagctcatccagggatggcacatcaatgcgagctgtggcaaggtttgctgtgtctgtcagcgtagtgtccagagcatggaggcgctaccaggagacaggccagtacatcaggagacgtggaggaggccctaggagggcaacaacccagcagcaggaccgctacctccgcctttgcgcaaggaggagcactgccagagcatggaggcgctaccaggagacaggccagtacatcaggagacgtggaggaggccctaggagggcaacaacccagcagcaggaccgctacctccgcctttgcgcaaggaggagcaggaggagcactgccagagccctgcaaaatgacctccagcaggccacaaatgtgcatgtgtctgctcaaacagtcagaaacagactccatgacagtggtatgagggcccgacgtccacaggtggaacgttctgctgcctgcaacatcctccagcatgaccggtttggcgatgggtcagtcatggtgtggggtggcatttctttggggggccgcacaaccctccatgtgctcgccagaggtagcctgactgccattaggtaccgaaatgagatcctcagaccccttgtgagaccatatgctggtgcggttggccctgggttcctcctaatgcaagacaatggtagacctcatgtggctggagtgtgtcagcagttcctgcaagaggaatgcattgatgctatggactggcccgcccgttccccagacctgaatccaattgagcacatctgggacatcatgtctcgctccatccaccagcggatgctttagtccaggtctgggaggagatccctcaggagaccatccgccacctcatcaggagcatgcccaggagttgtagggaggtcatacaggcacgtggaggccacacacactactgagcctcattttgacttgttttaaggacattacatcaaagttggatcagcctgtagtgtggttttccactttaattttgagtgtgactccaaatccagggttgctaaatttgatttccattgatcatttttgtgttttttttgtcagCACTGTCACGCCtgggtcttagtattttgtgttttctttaattatttgttcaggccagggtgtgacatggggttattgtattgtcgtattgggttttttgtaggcattgggattatggttgattaggggtgtgtctagtataggcttggctgcctgaggcagttctcaatcagagtcaggtgattcttgttgtctctgatggggaaccatatttaggtagcctgggtttcactttgtatttcgtgggtgattgttcctgtctctgtgtagtttcaccagataggctgtaattaggtttcacgttccgttttgttgttttgtatttgtatcagttatttcatgtaccgcgattcattcattaaagacatgagtaaccaccacgctgcatttcgatccaactctctttcaacaaacgaagaacgccgttacagaatcacccaccacacacagaccgagtggcgtggtaacaggcaggaagagcagcgaagggaggacgttatggacagcagaggcatggagtatacgacgtgggaagaaatagacaggtgggcggtcgacccagagagagtgccggagcccgcctgggattcgctggagcagtgcgaagagggctataggagaatggagtcgaagagaaagacacggcggcgcagaaagaaacccgaaagtcacccccaaaaatgtattgggggagggctcagggagagagtagcagagtcaggagtcagacctgagccaactctccctgttaattgtgaggagcagcgatcaaaggacttctggacttgggaggagatattagacggaaaaggtccaagggctcagcctggagaatatcgccgtcccaaggaagaactggaggcggcaaaagcggagaggcgctggtatgaggaggcagcacggcgacgcggatggaagcccgaaaagcagcccaaaaaaaatattggggggaggggcttacagggagtatggctacgccaggtaggagacctgcgcaaactccctgtgcttaccggggggctagagagaccgggcaggcactgtgttatgctatggagcgcacagtgtttccagtgcgggtgcatagcccggtgcggttcataccagcccttcgtattggccgggctagagtgggcatcga from Oncorhynchus keta strain PuntledgeMale-10-30-2019 chromosome 21, Oket_V2, whole genome shotgun sequence encodes:
- the LOC127910333 gene encoding uncharacterized protein LOC127910333; this encodes MLCFLVMWCIGTETCWWKIPSTKVGSCKTCWWKIPSTKVGSCKTCWWKIPSTKVGSCETCWWKIPSTKVGSCETCWWKIPSTKVGSCETCWWKIPSTKVGSCETCWWKIPSTKVGSCETCWWKIPSTKVGSCETCWWKIPSTKVGSCETCWWKIPSTKVGSCETCWWKIPSTKVGSCETCWWKIPSTKVGSCETCWWKIPSTKVGSCETCWWKIPSTKVGSCETCWWKIPSTKVGSCETCWWKIPSTKVGSCETCWWKIPSTKVGSCETCWWKIPSTKVGSCETCWWKIPSTKVGSCETCWNFGEGGAFFL